One part of the Anopheles coustani chromosome 2, idAnoCousDA_361_x.2, whole genome shotgun sequence genome encodes these proteins:
- the LOC131267126 gene encoding CCR4-NOT transcription complex subunit 3, with translation MAATRKLQGEIDRCLKKVTEGVETFEDIWQKVHNATNSNQKEKYEADLKKEIKKLQRLRDQIKSWIASGEIKDKSALLENRRLIETQMERFKVVERETKTKAYSKEGLGAAQKMDPAQREKEEISSWLTSSITSLQIQIDQFECEVESLLAGKKKKLDKDKQDKMDELKGKLERHKFHVTKLETLLRMLDNDGVEVEQIKKIKEDVEYYIDSSQEPDFEENEYIYDDIIGLDDVEISGIPVSTGTDSNNSNETAGSPSSLISGTSPAQSPVLNYSASTLHNHSSDLSADNNNLNEKRSKSEGTKITPVKPTAIRAKVDPSVAAAASNVVNNNGSSNSSTNSSSSNSTSNNNTSKPGLISSTPSKNHATAPVPSMLVLPQPPNSIPLMGPAFAAVAKQLPKNGSILQPNTPATVAGSSAPAASGPLQTQAPNASNVFSNLSQIINASQPKLSQQLQPQQQQQHGQSSLPSAAAVVAAANSSSGQANVVGQSTASTQQAQQQQAQQQQQAQQIPPGQNSMLLHNSNALSSASSTTESSNHVMSTSSASTISSSGANVINNCVSPSNSAVSSRASPSLMSPPQQQQQLLNGPTTLAQEVINRTGVLETVPSPNPNALMQQQQQSQQQQQQQNPQGASAVAAASAQQAVAAVAAAHAAAAQAAAAQAAAVAAVAGQQQQQQQQQQQQQQQQQSQQQQQPQPQPADTRQTAGGQIPSNQSVQPQGGAGPQSFMVDPAGTPTAANLLPTSSATAITNGPNTIINTNSSISNATNVNSGGGGGGGMKVAGTHDACIPPLLGVAPLGTSKLQKEHQIQFQRMEAAYYHLPTPSDSERLRPYLQRQPVQTPPHFPQQQLPHSDTVEFFQRLSPETLFFVFYYMEGTKAQYLAAKALKKQSWRFHTKYMMWFQRHEEPKVINEEYEQGTYIYFDYEKWGQRKKEGFTFEYKYLEDRDLN, from the exons GTGAAATCGATCGGTGCCTGAAGAAAGTCACTGAGGGTGTAGAAACGTTCGAGGATATTTGGCAGAAAGTTCACAATGCTACAAATAGCAATCAAAAA GAAAAGTATGAAGCAGATCTCAAGAAGGAAATCAAAAAGCTGCAGCGGTTACgtgatcaaatcaaatcatggATCGCATCCGGCGAGATCAAGGATAAAAGCGCACTGCTGGAAAACCGTCGGCTCATAGAAACC CAAATGGAGCGGTTTAAGGTAGTCGAAcgggaaacgaaaacgaaagcgTACTCGAAGGAGGGCCTCGGTGCGGCCCAGAAGATGGATCCGGCGCAGCGGGAAAAGGAGGAGATCAGCAGCTGGCTAACGTCCTCCATTACCTCGCTGCAGATACAGATCGATCAGTTCGAGTGCGAGGTCGAGTCGCTGCTGGCTggcaagaagaaaaagctCGACAAGGATAAGCAGGACAAGATGGATGAGCTGAAGGGCAAGCTGGAGAGGCATAAGTTCCACGTCACCAAGCTGGAGACGCTACTGCGGATGCTCGACAATGACGGCGTGGAGGTGGAGCAGATCAAGAAGATCAAGGAGGACGTAGAGTACTACATCGACTCGTCGCAGGAGCCCGACTTTGAGGAGAACGAGTACATCTACGACGATATCATCGGCTTGGATGATGTGGAAATCTCTG GCATTCCGGTGTCGACCGGTACGGACAGCAATAACAGCAATGAAACGGCTGGTTCGCCTAGCAGTCTAATATCTGGTACTAGTCCGGCGCAGTCACCGGTGCTAAACTACAGCGCCAGCACGTTACACAATCACAGCAGCGATCTGTCCGCCGATAACAACAACCTGAATGAGAAGCGTTCGAAGAGCGAAGGAACGAAGATTACG CCGGTGAAACCGACTGCAATCCGCGCTAAGGTGGACCCGTCCGTAGCGGCTGCTGCGAGCAACGTCGTGAACAACAACggtagcagcaacagcagcaccaacagcagtagcagtaatagcaccagcaacaacaataCGTCCAAGCCCGGGCTGATCAGCTCGACGCCCAGCAAAAACCATGCTACCGCGCCCGTACCCAGCATGCTGGTGTTACCGCAGCCGCCCAATAGTATACCGCTCATGGGACCCGCATTCGCTGCCGTTGCTAAACAACTTCCCA AAAACGGTTCCATACTCCAACCGAATACGCCGGCAACGGTGGCCGGATCGTCAGCGCCCGCGGCCAGTGGTCCCCTTCAAACGCAAGCTCCGAATGCATCGAATGTCTTTAGCAACCTCAGTCAGATTATTAATGCATCTCAACCTAAGCTTAGTCAGCAGCTgcaaccgcagcagcagcagcagcacggtcAGAGCAGCTTACCGAGTGCGGCCGCCGTGGTCGCAGCGGCGAACAGTAGTAGCGGGCAAGCGAACGTCGTGGGTCAGTCGACAGCATCTACGCAGCAggcgcaacagcagcaagcgcagcagcaacagcaagccCAGCAGATTCCTCCCGGTCAGAATTCCATGCTGCTTCACAACAGTAACGCCCTGTCGTCGGCGTCGAGCACGACGGAGAGCAGCAATCATGTAATGAGCACATCGTCCGCGTCTACCATCAGCAGTAGCGGGGCGAACGTTATTAATAACTGTGTCTCACCCAGCAATTCCGCAGTCAGTAGCAG AGCGTCACCCAGTTTGATGTCACCaccgcaacagcaacagcagctgctGAACGGCCCCACAACACTCG CGCAAGAAGTGATAAATAGAACGGGAGTTCTCGAAACGGTCCCAAGCCCCAATCCGAACGCGTTgatgcagcaacaacagcagagccagcagcagcagcaacagcagaatCCCCAAGGTGCATCGGCAGTGGCGGCAGCTTCCGCCCAGCAGGCCGTGGCCGCGGTAGCGGCGGCCCATGCGGCAGCGGCACAAGCAGCGGCGGCGCAAGCAGCGGCAGTAGCAGCCGTAGCCggccagcaacaacaacaacaacagcagcagcagcaacaacaacagcagcaacaatcgcaacaacagcagcaaccacAACCACAGCCAGCGGACACGAGACAGACGGCTGGTGGGCAGATTCCTTCGAACCAGAGCGTGCAGCCGCAGGGCGGCGCCGGCCCGCAGTCATTCATGGTCGATCCCGCCGGTACGCCAACCGCGGCCAACCTACTACCGACGTCGTCAGCAACTGCCATCACGAACGGACCGAACACGATCATCAACACAAACTCTAGTATTTCGAACGCCACCAACGTGAAcagtggcggcggcggcggaggcGGCATGAAGGTGGCCGGCACTCACGATGCCTGCATACCCCCGCTACTCGGTGTGGCACCGCTTGGCACGTCCAAGCTGCAGAAGGAGCATCAGATACAA TTCCAACGGATGGAAGCCGCCTACTATCATCTGCCAACACCAAGCGATTCGGAGAGGCTCAGGCCGTACTTGCAACGTCAACCCGTGCAAACACCACCGCACTTTCCACAG caaCAACTTCCACATTCTGATACGGTTGAGTTTTTCCAGCGCCTCTCGCCTGAGACGCTCTTCTTCGTGTTTTACTACATGGAGGGAACGAAGGCCCAATATTTGGCCGCGAAGGCGTTGAAAAAGCAGAGCTGGAGATTTCATACGAAATATATGATGTGGTTCCAGCGCCACGAAGAACCGAAAGTGATCAACGAGGAGTACGAGCAG GGAACCTACATCTATTTTGACTATGAAAAATGGGGCCAGCGTAAAAAGGAAGGGTTTACGTTTGAATACAAGTACTTAGAAGACAGGGACCTGAATTGA